In Microbacterium esteraromaticum, the following proteins share a genomic window:
- the dprA gene encoding DNA-processing protein DprA: MIDSARCELIDDSELTAAARLTRPDVEATEVAARVAWSVLVEPGDGVAGALVQALGAAGALRTAFGDLDLVPPGVVAPRALKEAMARWRPRAHPRAVRDALLAAHSVGARLLLPGDELWPDGLRDLDAHQPVLLWARGDADVLRASTAAAVVGARAATSYGEAIAGDIAGDLATGGALVVSGGAYGIDGAAHRAALGVGGTTAAYLAGGVDRAYPVGHQQLFDRIQQSGVVLSEVPCGSAPTKWRFLARNRLIAAASLATVVVEAGWRSGTLNTAGHASSLGRPLGAVPGPVTSAASAGCHRLLREFDAVCVTNAQDVRELWGEADASYVAPPPPDHDRTRMLDAMSMRTPREPADIARRSGLSIERARSQLGLMALDGVVAQRDDGWVRRQ; this comes from the coding sequence ATGATCGATTCCGCACGGTGCGAACTCATCGACGATTCGGAGCTCACGGCAGCGGCTCGGCTGACGCGGCCCGACGTCGAGGCCACCGAGGTCGCCGCTCGTGTCGCGTGGTCGGTGCTGGTGGAGCCGGGCGACGGAGTGGCCGGCGCGCTCGTCCAGGCTCTCGGCGCCGCCGGGGCGCTGCGTACGGCGTTCGGCGACCTCGACCTCGTGCCACCAGGTGTGGTGGCCCCGCGCGCCCTGAAAGAGGCGATGGCGCGGTGGCGGCCGCGTGCCCATCCACGGGCCGTACGCGATGCCCTGCTCGCGGCGCACAGCGTCGGGGCCCGACTGCTGCTGCCGGGTGATGAGCTGTGGCCGGACGGCCTCCGCGATCTCGATGCACATCAGCCCGTGCTTCTCTGGGCCCGCGGAGATGCTGACGTGCTGCGCGCTTCGACGGCCGCAGCTGTCGTCGGGGCGCGAGCCGCCACATCGTACGGCGAGGCCATCGCGGGCGATATCGCCGGTGACCTCGCAACAGGGGGCGCCCTCGTGGTGTCGGGTGGTGCCTACGGCATAGACGGGGCGGCGCATCGCGCCGCGCTGGGTGTCGGCGGGACGACAGCCGCCTACCTCGCCGGTGGAGTGGATCGGGCATATCCCGTCGGCCATCAGCAGCTCTTCGACCGGATCCAGCAGTCAGGCGTCGTTCTCAGCGAGGTGCCCTGTGGCTCGGCACCCACCAAGTGGAGGTTCCTCGCGAGGAACAGGCTCATCGCCGCCGCAAGTCTGGCCACCGTCGTGGTCGAGGCAGGCTGGCGCAGCGGGACTCTCAACACGGCGGGTCATGCGTCATCGCTGGGGCGGCCGCTCGGGGCGGTGCCGGGGCCCGTCACGTCGGCCGCGTCGGCAGGATGTCATCGGCTGCTGCGCGAGTTCGACGCGGTGTGCGTCACGAACGCGCAGGACGTGCGTGAACTGTGGGGAGAAGCGGATGCTTCGTATGTGGCGCCCCCGCCACCGGATCATGACCGCACGCGGATGCTGGATGCGATGAGCATGCGCACCCCACGCGAGCCCGCTGACATCGCACGTCGCAGTGGGCTCTCCATCGAGCGCGCTCGCTCCCAGCTCGGGCTCATGGCACTTGACGGCGTCGTCGCGCAGCGCGACGACGGGTGGGTGCGCCGACAGTGA
- a CDS encoding tyrosine recombinase XerC — translation MRYESAVTSFTSYLEQVRRLSTATVRAYRSDLADLGAVTGDVDLRDVDLELLREWLWRATQRGDARSTMARRAAAARSFFGWAHESELIAVDPSLRLVTPKRAKTLPVVASKEGMRQLLDERAAAAADGDPVALRDHAILELLYGTGVRVSELCGVDVDDVDLERRTARVLGKGSRERVVPFGTPAAEAVGAYMTRGRPALAARAERATPALFLGARGARMGTRAVYALVARVLSPIVGAEHIGPHALRHSAATHLLDGGADLRAVQEILGHASLGTTQIYTHVSAERLLDGYRLAHPRA, via the coding sequence GTGCGGTATGAGAGCGCGGTGACGTCCTTCACGTCGTACCTGGAGCAGGTGCGCCGGCTGTCGACGGCCACCGTCCGCGCATACCGCTCGGATCTGGCGGATCTGGGGGCGGTGACGGGAGACGTCGATCTGCGCGACGTCGATCTCGAGCTGCTGCGTGAATGGCTCTGGCGCGCGACCCAGCGTGGCGATGCGCGGTCGACGATGGCCAGACGCGCCGCTGCCGCCCGTTCCTTCTTCGGGTGGGCGCACGAGAGCGAGCTCATCGCCGTCGACCCGAGCCTGCGCCTCGTGACCCCGAAGCGCGCCAAGACGCTCCCCGTCGTCGCCTCGAAGGAAGGCATGCGCCAACTGCTCGATGAGCGGGCGGCGGCTGCAGCAGACGGCGACCCTGTCGCTCTGCGCGACCACGCGATCCTCGAACTGCTGTACGGCACCGGTGTCCGCGTCTCGGAGCTCTGCGGCGTCGACGTCGACGACGTCGACCTCGAACGTCGCACCGCGCGTGTACTGGGCAAAGGCTCGAGGGAACGGGTGGTGCCCTTCGGCACCCCGGCCGCCGAGGCCGTGGGTGCCTACATGACGAGAGGACGCCCGGCCCTGGCCGCGCGAGCCGAGCGCGCGACACCCGCCCTGTTCCTGGGCGCCCGCGGCGCGCGCATGGGGACGCGCGCCGTCTACGCCCTGGTCGCGCGTGTGCTGAGTCCGATCGTCGGCGCCGAGCACATAGGGCCTCACGCTCTCCGTCACTCCGCAGCGACCCACCTGCTCGACGGCGGCGCGGATCTCCGCGCTGTCCAGGAGATCCTGGGGCACGCGAGCCTCGGCACGACCCAGATCTACACGCACGTGTCAGCCGAGCGCCTGCTGGACGGCTATCGCCTCGCGCATCCACGCGCCTGA
- a CDS encoding murein hydrolase activator EnvC family protein: MRIRFVALLLSLGLSLSGGAGGSPTAPGYPWRWPTSGPRSVTEPFQAPAHDYGPGHRGMDVSASPGTEVLAPAAGVVAFRGVVVDRPLLTIDHGGGHVSTWEPVTSDLSPGDSVSAGDPLGVVADGGHTVRGAVHVGVRLEGDYINPLPLFGSIPRAILLPCCQG; the protein is encoded by the coding sequence ATGCGCATTCGCTTCGTCGCTCTCCTGCTCTCCCTCGGGCTCTCGCTCAGCGGAGGTGCAGGCGGTTCGCCGACGGCGCCCGGTTATCCGTGGCGCTGGCCGACGTCCGGGCCGCGATCTGTGACGGAGCCGTTCCAGGCACCCGCGCACGACTACGGCCCTGGGCACCGCGGGATGGACGTCTCAGCGAGTCCGGGGACGGAGGTGCTGGCGCCCGCAGCAGGCGTGGTCGCGTTCCGGGGCGTGGTGGTCGATCGTCCCCTCCTCACGATCGACCACGGCGGCGGGCATGTGAGCACCTGGGAGCCGGTGACGTCGGACCTGTCCCCAGGCGACTCCGTGTCGGCCGGCGATCCGCTCGGCGTGGTCGCGGATGGCGGCCACACCGTGCGCGGGGCCGTTCACGTCGGCGTGCGCCTGGAGGGCGACTACATCAACCCTCTGCCGCTGTTCGGATCGATTCCCCGGGCGATCCTGCTGCCGTGCTGTCAGGGCTGA
- the rpsB gene encoding 30S ribosomal protein S2, which yields MAVVTIRQLLDSGVHFGHQTRRWNPKVKRFILTERSGIHIIDLQQSLSYIDQAYDFVKETVARGGTILFVGTKKQAQEILAEQADRVGQPYVNQRWLGGLLTNFSTIAKRLARMKELEELDYENPAASGFTKKELLLKKRELDKLHKSLGGIRNLSKTPSALWVVDAKREHLAIDEAKKLGIPVIGILDTNADPDDFQYPIPGNDDAIRSVSLLTRIIADAAAEGLQQKHNPDAGDAEPLAEWEQELLQGDAEAAAEAPAADETAEAPAADETAEAPAADETAEVPAEAAVEADAK from the coding sequence ATGGCTGTGGTCACCATCCGCCAGCTGCTCGACAGCGGCGTTCACTTCGGACACCAGACCCGCCGGTGGAACCCGAAGGTGAAGCGCTTCATCCTGACCGAGCGCTCGGGCATCCACATCATCGACCTGCAGCAGTCGCTGTCGTACATCGACCAGGCCTACGACTTCGTCAAGGAGACCGTGGCCCGCGGCGGCACGATCCTGTTCGTCGGCACCAAGAAGCAGGCGCAGGAGATCCTCGCCGAGCAGGCAGACCGCGTCGGTCAGCCGTACGTCAACCAGCGCTGGCTGGGTGGCCTCCTCACCAACTTCTCCACCATCGCGAAGCGTCTCGCTCGCATGAAGGAGCTCGAGGAGCTCGACTACGAGAACCCCGCAGCCTCGGGCTTCACGAAGAAGGAGCTGCTCCTCAAGAAGCGCGAGCTCGACAAGCTGCACAAGTCGCTCGGCGGCATCCGCAACCTGTCGAAGACCCCCTCGGCCCTGTGGGTCGTCGACGCCAAGCGCGAGCACCTCGCCATCGACGAGGCCAAGAAGCTCGGGATCCCCGTCATCGGCATCCTCGACACCAACGCCGACCCGGACGACTTCCAGTACCCGATCCCCGGCAACGACGACGCGATCCGCTCGGTCTCGCTGCTGACGCGCATCATCGCCGACGCCGCCGCCGAGGGCCTGCAGCAGAAGCACAACCCCGACGCCGGCGACGCCGAGCCGCTCGCCGAGTGGGAGCAGGAGCTTCTGCAGGGCGACGCCGAGGCAGCCGCTGAGGCTCCGGCCGCCGACGAGACCGCTGAGGCTCCGGCCGCCGACGAGACCGCTGAGGCCCCCGCCGCCGACGAGACCGCTGAGGTTCCGGCCGAGGCAGCCGTCGAGGCAGACGCCAAGTAA
- the tsf gene encoding translation elongation factor Ts — translation MANFTIADIKALREQLGTGMVDTKKALEEADGDVEKATEILRLKGAKGNAKRADRSTSEGLVVAREIEGGVTLIELACETDFVAKNERFITLAEKVADAVAAVAADSIEAALAAPAGDQTVEQLISDEAAIIGEKVELRRVRTITGDAVSVYLHRTSKDLPPQIGVVVAYSGSDAETARSIAQHISFANPSYLTREDVPAAEVEKEREIVTEISRNEGKPEAALPKIVEGRVTAYFKQVALLEQDYAKDNKLSVAQVAKAAGITVTDFARFKVGA, via the coding sequence ATGGCCAACTTCACCATCGCCGACATCAAGGCGCTGCGCGAGCAGCTCGGCACCGGAATGGTCGACACCAAGAAGGCGCTCGAGGAGGCTGACGGAGACGTCGAGAAGGCGACCGAGATCCTCCGCCTCAAGGGTGCGAAAGGCAACGCGAAGCGTGCCGACCGCTCGACCAGTGAGGGACTCGTCGTCGCTCGCGAGATCGAGGGTGGCGTCACGCTGATCGAGCTCGCCTGCGAGACCGACTTCGTCGCGAAGAACGAGCGCTTCATCACGCTCGCCGAGAAGGTCGCCGACGCCGTCGCGGCCGTCGCAGCGGACTCGATCGAGGCCGCTCTCGCCGCTCCGGCCGGCGACCAGACCGTCGAGCAGCTGATCTCCGACGAGGCAGCCATCATCGGCGAGAAGGTCGAGCTGCGTCGCGTGCGCACCATCACCGGCGACGCCGTCTCGGTGTACCTGCACCGCACCAGCAAGGACCTGCCGCCGCAGATCGGTGTGGTCGTCGCCTACAGCGGCTCGGACGCCGAGACCGCTCGCAGCATCGCCCAGCACATCTCGTTCGCCAACCCCTCGTACCTCACCCGTGAGGACGTCCCGGCTGCCGAGGTCGAGAAGGAGCGCGAGATCGTCACCGAGATCTCCCGCAACGAGGGCAAGCCCGAGGCTGCTCTGCCGAAGATCGTCGAGGGGCGCGTCACCGCTTACTTCAAGCAGGTCGCGCTTCTCGAGCAGGACTACGCGAAGGACAACAAGCTGTCCGTGGCCCAGGTTGCGAAGGCTGCCGGTATCACCGTCACCGACTTCGCCCGCTTCAAGGTCGGCGCGTAA